In the genome of Plectropomus leopardus isolate mb unplaced genomic scaffold, YSFRI_Pleo_2.0 unplaced_scaffold27556, whole genome shotgun sequence, the window aaaaaaaaacataactgtcAGCTACATTTTAGCAAAGACAAGACTTTTGAATCTGATGCGGACTTTGGACATCCTGAGTCCGTACagtaaagggttaaagagcgGCTGGCAGGCGAGACAGTATAACGACAGAAGTATCCGCAGCACGTTGGGCACGCCGCTCATGTCAAACCTGCTCTGTAAAATCTCAAAGAAAGAGCCGACGGAGAAGTTGAGCAGCGAGGCGAGGTGAGGCGTGCAGGTGCTCACGGCTTTCTGCCTCGTCTGTCTGGAGCCCAAAAAACAGACTCTGAGGATTTTCGTGTACGAGTaaagaatgagagaaagaggacaAAACAGTGAGAGGGAGGTGATTAAGAGTCCGTAGATGTTGATGGCCGTGATGTCGGAGCACGCCAGCTTCACGATGGAGTAGTTGTCGCAGTAAACTTTGTGGATTATCGTCCCGCAGAGCTGCAGCGAGGCGCTCAGGGACGTCATCACAACACAGAGCAGCAAAGGGTAAATCCAGGTGACGGCGATCAGCGCGGCGATTTTGTTAAAAGACATCTGCGAGTTATACCGCAGAGGACGACAGACGGCCAGGTACCGATCGTAAGACATGACGGCCAAGTTCAAATACTCCACAGCACAGT includes:
- the LOC121937822 gene encoding olfactory receptor 49-like, yielding MMNMNSSQVSYFTLAAYVDTGPLRLVFVAGVACVYAVTVAANVCVIVVICVNRSLHEPMYLFLVSLCVNELYGSSGLFPFLLLQILSDLHTVSAAACFLQIFCLYSYCAVEYLNLAVMSYDRYLAVCRPLRYNSQMSFNKIAALIAVTWIYPLLLCVVMTSLSASLQLCGTIIHKVYCDNYSIVKLACSDITAINIYGLLITSLSLFCPLSLILYSYTKILRVCFLGSRQTRQKAVSTCTPHLASLLNFSVGSFFEILQSRFDMSGVPNVLRILLSLYCLACQPLFNPLLYGLRMSKVRIRFKSLVFAKM